The sequence ATGTGCGTGACCGACACGGCGGATAAAGTCGCCAAGCTGCCGGAAACCTCATCCGCCGACCAGCGCTTCCTGAAGAACCTGCGTCAGGATCTGCTGCAGACCGTCGAGTACGCGCCGATGTGGATCATCGTCGCCGTCGCGCTGGCACTGTCACTCGGTACTATGGTGGGCTGGAAACGCGTGGCCACCACCATCGGCGAGAAGATCGGCAAGAAAGGCATGACCTACGCCCAGGGCGTATCGGCCCAGATGACCGCGGCGCTGTCTATCGGCGTGGCGAGTTATACCGGCATGCCGGTCTCCACCACCCACGTCCTCTCTTCGGCGGTTGCCGGGACGATGATCGTGGACGGCGGCGGCGTGCAGAGCAAAACCGTGAAGAACATCCTGTTGGCCTGGGTACTGACCCTGCCAATCTCGATTCTGCTTTCCGGTGCGCTGTATTGGGTTGCGTTGAAGCTGATCTAAGCGATAAGCATCATGAGGAAGGCGGCCGCAGGGCCGCCTTTTTTTTGCCTGCATCAAGGGAAACAGGAAGGCATTAATACCAGATCATCAGCGCTATCAGGCTGATGACCACCAGGCCGCACAGGGCCGAGGTCAGCATGAACTGCCCGCGCACCCGCTCGCAGCGGCGAATAAACTCCGGATCGTGGTGCTCGACATAGCGTTGCGCAAAGATATAGCGCACCAGCCTCAGCTGCTTGCTGGGTTGCCCGTGGGCGGTGAAGAAACCGCCGCCGTCGACGTATTGGTACAGCAACGGGTCACAGCCGCGCAATACCACCAGCAATGCGCGCAGAGAAGAGTAATACCGCACCATGTTAACCACACACACCACACATAAGGCCCAAAACAGCGCGACGGTACTGATCATGATTACCCCCTCAAGGCGTTGTTATCCGCGGCCATCCGCCGGGTCCAACCGCCCTACCTCATTACCCGATACTCTGCTGGAGCTTACCGCTCTCATCCCCTTTTTTGCCTGCACGGGCCATGCCCATAACCCACCGCCTCCAGAGACGTTACCGCACCGCACAGAGAGATTTGCACGGCGTGATTCCACTCAGAGGGGAAATGGTGAGGCCCATATTCATCATTGTAGGTTAATGAAACGCAAACTGGCCTGATCAGTGGATAAAATTTACCGCCACGCGCCGAAACGCCCCCGCCGGGGCGTTATAAGTGATAACCGTTCGTCTGCAATTAGTCGTTTTTCCTGGATAGTCTATCCCGCCCCACGCCGCTGATCTTTCCCCCCACGCTGGCTAGACTCAGGTTTCCGTTACGCTCATCCAAGGAAACTGTTATGGCAAACCATTCAATCAAGGGAAAAACCGTCCTGATCGCCGGCGGCGCCAAAAATCTCGGCGGGCTGATCGCGCGCGATTTGGCTGAACAAGGCGCCAAAGCGGTAGTGATCCACTACAACAGCGCCGCCTCCAAAGCCGAAGCGGATAAGACCGTCGCCGCCATCCAGGCCGCCGGGGCGCAAGGCGTCGCGCTGCAGGCCGATTTAACCACCGCGGGCGCGGTCGAGAAGCTGTTCGCCGATGCTGTCGCCGCCGTCGGCAAGCCGGATATCGCCATCAATACCGTCGGCAAAGTGCTGAAAAAGCCGATGATCGACATCAGCGAGGCCGAGTACGACGAGATGACCGCGGTCAACGCCAAAACCGCGTTCTTCTTCCTGAAAGAGGCGGGCAAACACCTCAACGACAACGGTAAAATCTGCACGCTGG comes from Serratia sarumanii and encodes:
- a CDS encoding SDR family oxidoreductase — protein: MANHSIKGKTVLIAGGAKNLGGLIARDLAEQGAKAVVIHYNSAASKAEADKTVAAIQAAGAQGVALQADLTTAGAVEKLFADAVAAVGKPDIAINTVGKVLKKPMIDISEAEYDEMTAVNAKTAFFFLKEAGKHLNDNGKICTLVTSLLGAFTPFYAAYAGTKAPVEHFTRAAAKEFGERGISVTAVGPGPMDTPFFYPAEGADAVAYHQSAAALSPFSKTGLTDIEDVVPFIRHLVSDGWWVTGQTILINGGYTTK
- the uspB gene encoding universal stress protein UspB, which produces MISTVALFWALCVVCVVNMVRYYSSLRALLVVLRGCDPLLYQYVDGGGFFTAHGQPSKQLRLVRYIFAQRYVEHHDPEFIRRCERVRGQFMLTSALCGLVVISLIALMIWY